TAATATTTCTGTCAATTATCAAAATGGTGCAAGACGATCTTGTACATTAAAAATTAATAATGACAGAAATCGAAATCCAATTGACATTAATCATATATGGTTTGGGCAGAAGTTTAAGGTATGGGCGGGGATTTATCTTGATGATAATACCCCGCTATACTTACCACAAGGCGTTTTTTGTGTAACGAATCCAACAGATACATACAATCCTTCGGAACGTTCTGTGACAATTCAAGGGGTTGATAAATGGGCTTACTTTGACGGAACGATAGCCGGAAATCTATCTGGTACATATCAAACGAATATCGGAAATAATCTGTTTGAGGCTACAAGAGGGTTGCTTCGTTTATCTAAATATGACAATGGAACCAATGTATCGGATAAGACAGAAATGATCGACCCACTAGAACCAAATCTATCGAATTATTATATTGGAAAATTTGATAGTTTTGGCAATGAATTATTAAAATGTCCATATACAGCTACAGTGCAGCGAGGTGGAACTATGGCAGATGTTTTACTTGAATATGCAAAAATTCTTTCTGCTTCTATTTATTATGATGTAAACGGAAGACTTGTGATTGAACCTTTATCAAGCTTAGATGATTTTGATGAAGATAAAGAAATTTTATGGGATTACACAATTGACGAAAAAGAAATGACAGGTTTAGAGACCAGTTATAATTTTGACAAAGTATATAATGATTTCATTGTTTTGGGTAACATTGCAAATGGTTATCAGGCAAAAGCAAGGATACAAAATCATAATCCTTTAAGCGATATTAGTATTGAGAAAATAGGGCTTAAAACGAAACCTCCTTATGAAGATTCTCAGTATTATTCTGATTCTCAATGTGAGGCTTTGGGAAAAGAATATGCAAAACAGGAAGGGATGCTGAAAAAATCAATTACACTCCCCTCTTTGCCTTTATATCATTTTGATTGAATATTCACCGCATACTCGTGACTTTAGTCGTGAGTTAGGTGAAGAAACAGTTAGCATATAGAGAAATCTGTATGTAGATACGGAGAGAAACCGTACAATACTACTTGAATTGCTGGAAATTCGTAAAGCTAACAAAACCACAACATAGAGATGAAATACACTCAAGTGTGATGGTTACGAAAGTAGAAAAAATTTGTTAGATGGTGCAAGGTTAAACCCTAAACACTATTCACAAAATCGAAAATCAGCAGCGAAGCTCCGAATAGGAGAACGTTCAACGACTATTCCTCTTGAGGGAAGTAGGTGCAAGCGTACCGAAGTGGGTAGCCCCTAACACGCAATGGTGAGGGAGAAGATATAGTCTGTGCTTAATGGAAACATTAAGAAGTTCATAAGAGAACTGTATAGAGAGTAGCGACTCTATATGAACGACAACCTCTAAAATGATTGAAATTATAGGGTAACTAACCATTATCCTGTTCTTTTACATATGTTAATTATAAAAATAAGTTTAATATAGATTTTTACTTGGCTTTATCTAATACATATGTTATTATACATTAAGGTGATTAATATAAAAGTATATGGTAGAGGATATGTATATTCAATACAGTATCATATTGTTTGGTGCGTAAAGTATAGACGTAAGATTTTAACAAAAACAATAGAGAATAGATTAATAGAGATATTAAACAAGATAGCAAGTGATAATAATTTTGAGATATTAGAGTGTAATGGTGATTTAGACCATATACATCTTCTTATAAATTGTTCACCGCAACATTATATTCCAAACCTAATAAAATCTTTAAAAGGTGTTTCAGCACGATTACTATGAAGGAATTTGGCGAAACACTCAAGAAGAGTTTGTATAGTGGACATTTATGGAATCCAAGCTATTTTGTGGCTACTGTGTCTGAGAACATAGAATCTCAAATCAGAATATATATACAAAAAACAAAAGATAAAATGAGGTGAAAATCATCGAAAGGGCATACAAATATCGCATATATCCAAATAAAGAACAACAAATATTGATACAAAAATCGTTTGGTTGTAGTAGATTTGTATATAACCACTTTCTTGCTAAAAAGATTGAGTCTTATAAAAATGACAAAAAATCTATTAGTTATAATGAATGCAGTAAATTATTAACTACATTAAAAACGGAATTAGAATAGCTCAAGGAAGTCGATAAGTGGGCATTACAAACAAGTCTAAAAGACTTAGATTCTGCTTATCAAAAATTCTTTAAAGAGCATTCAGGGTTCCCTAAATTTAAAAGCAAGAAAGATAATCGAAAGTCGTACAGAACTACATTTACCAACAATAGTATTTCAGTATTAGAAAAACATATTAAACTACCTAAGCTTGGCAAGGTAAAATTTAGAGATAAACAATTCCCTCAAGGTAGAATACTAAATGCTACTATTTCACAAGAGCCAAGTGGCAAGTATTATTGTTCAATATGTTGTACTGAGGTGGAACTTCCACAATATCAATCTACTGGTTCAGTTGTTGGAATAGATTTGGGAATTAAAGAATTTTGTATTACAAGCGATGGCATTATAGTAGAAAATCCAAAATATCTCAAAAAGTCATTAGATAAACTTGCTAAATTACAAAAAGAGTTATCAAGAAAGACAATTGGTAGTTCTAATCGTAATAAAGCAAGAATTAAAGTGGCTAAACGACATGAGAAAATAGCTAATCAAAGAAAAGATTTTCTACATAAATTATCTACTAATATAGTTAAAGACAATAAAATAATATGCCTTGAAGATTTGCAAGTAAACAATATGATTAAAAATCATAAACTTGCAAGGTCTATTGCAGATGTTAGTTGGTCTGAATTTGTAAGAATGTTAGAGTATAAGGCTAATTGGAACAACAGACAAATTGTAAAAGTAGATAAATTCTTTGCAAGTTCTCAAACTTGTAATGTATGTGGGTATGTAAACAAGGAAACTAAAAATCTTGAAGTTAGAGAATGGGATTGTTCTTGTTGCGATACACATCATGATAGAGATATAAATGCCGCTATAAATATATTAAACGAAGGATTAAGAATATTGCAAGTAGCATAATTAACATATGTAAAAGGGCAGGAACTGTCCGGTTAGCCCAGTGATACTGTATTCATTAGAATACTTGACTGGGAACCTTATGACTTTAGTCATGAGAGGTTCAGGTAAATAAACTAATAACTGTAGCTACACCAAGAAATAAAATGACGAAAGAAAAATTTTTAATTGATAGTTATTCCTTGCCCCTTTCTGGGAGAGGAACAATGAGCGTGAGTGCTTGCAGTGTTAATAACATCAGTAATTTTTCTGTTATAGGGGTTGATATGAATTGAATGAAAAAGATTTAAGTGAATTAATTCAGGAATTAGTTCCGTTTGTTGTAAAGAAATTAAAACAAGATGACACCTTTAAAAACACAGCTAAAATTACACAGGCTAAAGTTATTTCAATTAATAATGATATTGCTACGGTACAGCTCCCCTTTGACTCTAACACATTTTCTGCCAAGATTAAGACGGTTGACACAATTACTGTTGGTGATAATGTGTTTTTATTATATTGGGGAGATTTAAAAAATGCACATATAGTATTTAAAAACTAAAATTAAATGAGGTGGGAAATTTGGCATATACAAATAAACATACTTGGGTAAATGGCGGTGCTCCCTATTTAAATGCAGCAAATTTGAATGAAATGGAAGATGGAATAAATGATGCTCATAAGCTTGCAGAAGATTTATATTCAATGTTGGTAGGATTTGTAAGTTATTATTGTAAAGACACTGC
This region of Congzhengia minquanensis genomic DNA includes:
- a CDS encoding helix-turn-helix domain-containing protein, producing the protein MKIIERAYKYRIYPNKEQQILIQKSFGCSRFVYNHFLAKKIESYKNDKKSISYNECSKLLTTLKTELE